Within Saccharomyces paradoxus chromosome X, complete sequence, the genomic segment AACACTGCGACTGCTTGGACCATTATAAATCGATTGTATTTTATTTGTGTGCGCGATTTCCTTTGTTTGCCTCTTCCGCAACTTACCCACAATCAAATGTTTGCTCAAATGCATCTTCTTATATACCCACCTTCGATGGCGAGCCAAGCGGGAGGGGTGACCGCTTACTAATTCCGACACACCGGTTCAACGCTCCGGGCGTGCTGGGGTGGGTGCCCCTAAGGGAGCAGATTCTGTACTTCCAGTAAGCGGCATTTGCGCTGTCACCGCCTTATCGAGCCCGCTACTGAGATCATATCCTGAATGGGCGGGTCGCACGCCCAATTGGCCGTAATTCAGAAGCTACACATACGTCCAAATTCGCATCATAATATTACCTGTGgaagttgaaatattttttgcaGATGCCGATAATTTTCACATGGGTGACTCGCAGCGTCGTCGCCCGCGATGAGTAGCATGCCTgaaaattatttcttcgaggctcaattttctttacttaATAGGCGTGCTATGACATATTAGGTAGTCATCTTCAGTTTATCTTGTGGCAGACAGAACAGAAACCAAAGataatacaaaaataagaaCAACCGAATATGTCCGCACCATTGGTAGTATTGGGTAACCCACTTCTAGATTTCCAAGCCGACGTCACGGCTGAATACTTGGCCAAATATTCTCTAAAGGACAACGATGCAATTTTAGTCGATGCCAAATCAGGCGATGCTAAGATGGCTATTTTTGACGACCTCTTACAGATGCCAGAAACAAAGCTTGTTGCCGGTGGTGCTGCTCAAAACACCGCCAGAGGGGCTGCCTACGTTTTGGGGGTCGGTCAGGTCGTCTACTTCGGTTCCGTCGGTAAGGACAAGTTCAGCGAGAGATTGCTTaacgaaaacgaaaaagCAGGTGTCAAGTCTATGTACCAAGTCCAAAATGACATCGGTACCGGTAAGTGTGCCGCATTGATCACCGGCCATAACCGGTCGTTGGTCACCGACTTGGGTGCtgccaattttttcactccAGACCACTTGGACAAGCATTGGGACTTGGTCGAAGCGGCTAAGCTGTTCTACATTGGTGGTTTCCACTTGACCGTGTCTCCAGACGCTATTGTTAAGTTGGGCCAACACGCCaaggaaaacaacaaaCCTTTCATTTTGAACTTCAGTGCTCCTTTCATTCCTCATGTTTTCAAAGACGCATTGGCCAAAGTTTTGCCTTACGCTACCGTCATCATCGCTAACGAATCCGAAGCCGAAGCCTTCTGCGATGCCTTCCAATTGGACTGTGCCAACACTGATTTGGAAGGTATTGCTCAAAGAATCGTCAAGGACTCTCCAGTTGAAAAGACTGTCATCTTCACCCACGGTGTCGAACCAACAGTCGTCGTGTCGTCCAAGGGAACCAGCACGTACCCCGTCAAACCATTGGACTCCTCTAAGATTGTCGACACCAACGGTGCTGGTGACGCCTTCGCTGGTGGTTTCGTGGCTGGGTTGACTAAAGGTAAGGATTTGGAGACCTCTATCGACATGGGTCAATGGCTAGCTGCTTTGTCTATTCAAGAAGTTGGCCCCTCTTACCcttctaaaaaaatatcttaCTCCAAATAGATTCTTCAAACAATataatagaaataaaatatacacACACACTCACACACACGcacacacatatatatatatttaccGCTACGTGTTATCTCCTTGCTTTTTACCACGTAGACCTGTTTTACCGCTTGTTCTTAAACCAAATAAGCCACCAATACcacaataaagaaaagaggcGCTATAAAGTATaccttcaagaaaaaggacAAAGCAGCGCTAAAGACAAAAATACTCGTTTTCCATTCTCCGCATACGGCAGTACGCAAACAAATACTAACTCAATAATATGGACTGGGCAATCAATGTGGCCCATCCACGATTACTTTACAAGGACCCAAAATTATCAGTAACGTTTATTGTGCCAAGCTTATTCCATATCATTATAGCTTTCGTACTATTAGGAATATGTGCGTCCGATTTTCTTTGCCCCAACGTGGCTCATATATCAGATCCTAACAGCCTTCGGTCAAATGGTTCTTTGGTTTCGAAAACAGCATCTCATGCATCTCATACTGGGGCCTTAATGGCAGTTCTACTATCTTGGTGTAACTCTTCGCCCGACttattttcaaacttaATGAGCTGGGCAACGTCTACGAGAGAAACAAGATCAACCTCGGTATCACTATCCATTGGCGAAGTGCTGGGTGCCTGCGGCATAATCCTATGCATTGTGGAAGGCtccatttttatcattatgTCAAGAACCCATATTGAAATTTCGCAGATACAAAAGCTATCCATAATGAGAGACTTGTTATTTTCCCTAGTCGCCATGTTTGTAATGAGTTACGTTTCCTTTATGAACCAGGTCACCGTGCTGAATTGCCTTTTGATGGCATTCATTTATGCATTTTATTTAGTCGTTAAATTAACTTTCAAGATTAATCATTTTCCAGAAACCTCCGCTGAGACTGCTGCCGATACGAGCCTCAGAGATAACTCCGTTTCTCCATTTTTAGATGACTCTCTGATGGCCTCTGGTTTACTACCACCAATACAACCTGGCTTTGACGTATCCAATTCTATAACACACGGAATTAAGCCAAGTTTGCTATCTGCTATGGATTTCAATAGTTTTCTATCAATGTTAGAAAATTCATCCCTGGAGGAGGATGACCCAAGGAATGAAATGGCAGAATTAAACACTCTGCGTAGCATGACTCCAGCACAACATTGGTCCGCCTCTGCAACAATTGCTGCTGGAGCGACCACAAGCGCTGAAAGACCTTTTAGTGAGCCAACAAATGCGTTTACAGAATATACAGATTCCGAAAGGGCAATAAATAGTTCCCCAGCGATGTTCGCCGCCTATCATGACAACCCTCACGATGAAGAGTCTCAAGAGCAAGTATTATTGGAGACACCAGCGCAGGGTCAATTTGGTGCACAAGTAATGCgaaagttttccaaaaggTCTCTAGGTTGGATCATAAGAATTTTCGTACCGCATCTCTCAAATTTCTCCCAAAAATCTATCTCAGATTCAATCTTTTCCGTAATCACCGttccatttttcattatatttaAACTATCATGTCCACAACCGCCTTCTGATATACTGAGTTACGATCCCACTCTGAATAAATACTCTTTAACAACTTTACCCATagttttattatttatcCAATCAGTTACTGCACCCTTCCTCCTTTGCAGCATACTTTCTGTACTTTTGGCTTCTCATCTAGGTTTTCTCGTTTATCTTTTCCCCCTTACGTTATCCATGGGTTTGATTTTACTATTGACGGCTTTCATTACAAAGGTAAATCTGCATAACAAGTTCACTCTCTCATTAGACAGCTCTAATATTTTACAGGAAAAACtacaaaagagaaaactcCTTGAGAGACTCAACACCAGTATCcaagtaatttttttggctaTCGGCATAataaatatcattatttgGATATCACTTTTAGCCAATTCTCTTATTGAGATGATGGAAATTTACCAAAGAATACTAGGATTATCGAAGGCTATTTTGGGCCTTACCATTTTCGCATGGGGAAATTCCATAGGGGACTTGATCTCCAACATATCTATGTGTAGGCTCTACAAGACCCAAACTCATTATCAAGACAGAGTTCATTTAGccacaaaatttttcatgatATCATGCGCATCTTGTTTGGGAGGTGTAATGTTAAATTCCATGGGAGGTATAGGCTTTAGCGGGTTAGTCTCAATGCTTTTCATGGGCGCTTTTAATGATAACGAATGGTGGTTTCTAAGAAAAGTTAAATTACAAGAATCGAGTCAATTGGATGATAGACTAAATTACAAATTCATAGTTTCTTGCGTCTTCATTATCCTACAGATTATTCTCTTGCTGCTATTCTTCGGCGGGCCTAAGAATATTAAACGACGCCTCACAAATGAGATGAAATTAGTCGGAGTCTGTATGTGCGGATTATGGGCACTGGCCACTTTGATTAATGTATTTCTAGAACTCTTTAGCTAAAGTTTGCCCCAAGAGtcgttttcaaaaaaatctgtttTTGTGACATTGACCTGGCGCCGTAACAGATCCGCGCAGCACACAGAACACCAAAGAATAGAATAAGCATTTAATTTCAAGATTATTCAGAGCCGATTGCTCAAGTCGCTCTTTTATTCAAACAAAGATGGGtaatatattctttctgTTCCAAACTTCCATTTCCTTGGATGAATTATTTTGATTGAGCcctaaaaaaatactactAGCGCCCAGGAACTATCCATACTTCAATTAAAAAACCCATAACAATGATGTCTGCCAGACTTTTCATACTATATCTTTTTGTAGCATTCACGCCTGTTGTTCGTTGTTCGTCCAACCTGCCCATTACTCCCTATATATATGAGCGTCTGGTATATTTCATTAAGGCAAGCTCAATATCAAGCTGCATATCTGACAACTTACTTCTTGTTAATAAAACCTTCAACGACGGAGGTTGTCCACCACATATAAACTTCTGCAACGATGAGATAATCAATCCAACAGCGGGTCAAACAGTGGTTGAATTAGTTCTCAGTGCAAAAAAAGGTGAGCTAGGCTCGGGTTATCTGGCTGTTGACCACGGAAAAAAGGTTGTTATTTTAGCGTTTAGAGGATCCACAACAAGACAAGATTGGTTTagtgattttgaaatatatcCTGTTGAATATTCCCCACTTTGCGTTAAGGAATATCGTAAGCTTATAGAAGAGGGAAAAATTAGAGAATGCGAAGGTTGTAAAATGCATAGAGGGTTTCTCAGGTTCACAGAAACTCTCGGGATGGACgtctttaaaaaaatggagTCGATTTTGGAAAGCTATCCGGATTATCGGATTGTTGTCACTGGGCACTCCCTGGGGGCAGCGTTAGCAAGTTTGGCTGGGATTGAGTTAAAGATAAGAGGGTTTGATCCATTAGTATTGACATTCGCAACACCAAAGATATTTAATAGTGAAATGAAACAATGGGTAGACGAGTTATTTGAAACAGATGCTATAGAAAAGGAGTCGATtctcaaaaatgaaattcaatTCCGTAAGGGCTATTTTAGGGTTGTGCATACGGGTGATTATATTCCTATGGTCCCACCATTCTATCATCCGGCTGGTTTAGAGATGTTCATTAATAAAGTCGGTCTACCCCAGAATGCTGAAGATATTGAATACCGTGGTAAAAACAATAGGTTAACTTTAAAGGACGGATTTCGAGAGGGTATGAGCGGTTTGGTTGAAGACTGGTTACATGTTTATGAACATCGAGCCTACTTCATTGACGTAGTGGGATGTTCTGGACTTTAGCATTCATCCCACTTTATCTTTTGTCTATAATTACTTCTTGCATATATAAATACCGCTCTAGAATTACTCTAAACTAAATGCAATCTTAACTAATAATTGATCCTTCATGAAATAtctctttccaaaattctAATCTCTTCTCTTACGTTTTCCATTTATCTGTTCTCCTTCTgagattcttttttctgaaTTGGTCCTCTCTTTATTACAAGAAAGAGGCTTTAAGGTTGGTAATATTTCTGGTTGTAAACTTCTTGAATACACTTGGGTTGCTAACTGCTTATTCCAGTTCTCCTGGCCACCAGTCCCGGCTACGCTTTTGTTGAAATAGTATTCTTCTACAGCATCATTGCTACCATCACACATTTCTTCTAGTTTCCACATATGTCTTGAAGGTACTCTATCCCGACCGTAAATGGAAgctttaaaatttttatccCTTAGGAAATATTCCTCACgtggaattttttgagCGCTGCATGGCAGTATTCCTGAATTGGATGAAAGTAACGATCATGTATGCCAATACAGGTCTATGTCGAATATTACCTTTACTTTTGTTGAGTTATGTATGAATGTCTCCAAAATTCGAGACATTTGATATATAAACATCATGTCAGGTATCAATGCCAacatttcttcaaatgcaTAATAGTGTTCCGCTGTCCTGCATACAATAAAActgacgaagaaaaaaaatatgagcTGTTCTCTAGGTGTTTCTACAATTCTTTCACCCGCTGATGCATCGATGGTAGCAGCATGGCTAAATTCTACGGAATTCAACACGTATATCCATTACTCAACATGCTTGGGGCACAAGTGACTATAGACTTAATATCTCTGTTATAGATGCTACTACCGAGAAGTTGGTTGACACTAAATTACTAACAACACTCGAGAATGCAACTGCTTGGATTAATTCAAACTCTATTGGTGAGgacgaagaagatatgCCTCACGTTACTGACCTTTATCAGATCGACTCGATGGATTGTAGCTTAGCGAACGCACAATTGCCAGCTCACCTTGCAGGTTCAAATGCGGATCCTCTGGACAGTTCAGGCGTGTTCCATACCTCGACTAGGCATGCTATTCTGCCTACCACAATGATTCCCACAGAGAGAGATCCAAGCGATGGTCAACGACCAGAAGAACAGCCCTATATGAAGCTTTCTCTCGCCTACTATATAACCGTTACGCCTAAGCTTGATCAGTAAAAGACGGTATACTCTATACTATTCACATTGTTGTGCATCGTAATTAGCCGACGCGCCATTATGCAGAGGATATAAAACCGTGACGCATATCCTGACTTCAGCTGTTGActgttgattttttcttacgGCATGCCTTACTCATCTCGTAAAGACATTTAACTTCTGTGACAATTGGGATATACCTTTGTTTaagataaaaatgttgGGGATATAAAGTAATAATAGAAATTCTTCTTGAagatttagaaatttctCGAAAGGAGATCCATTATGTAATATACATTAATACAGTTAAATGCGAGGTTTCCTGTTGCGCAATCAATATGCTTTGAAACCAACAAATTCATCCCAAGAACGGACTTCCGGTGGGACTGTAACGTCATGAGATTCCAAAATTCTGATCTTTTCTGcaatttttgctttcaaGCATTTCGCAAACAATAAAGCCGTTTGGGGTTCATTGAACAATGGGATAGCAAAATCAATAGCATTCCTTCTCATAATATAATCAACATCATCAGTGCTTTCAGCTCTCTTGGAAGCTAGGTTGAAAACAGCTTTGATGTCGTATTCTTGAAATAGTTCACGTAATTTTCTCTTATCATTCTTTGGAAATTTAATCAAAGATACCTGCGAGTTTGTTTCCTTGATGTGCTTTTCTAGATATGTTTTAGTCGGCTCATTGGTAGTATATATTCTGTAACCAATAGCGGCCACTATGGAAGCCACCTGGCCCAAATATTCTCGAGATATATCGCCACCAAATAATATACCACTTGGAGGTAATGGTACATGGAAGTTCATAGTACTTTGGATAGCAGTCCAGTAGCTTTCAATTAAATCCTTACCAAAAGAAGCAACTTCACCAGTTGATGCCATCTCGACCCCTAAGAAAGGATCAGCACCAGCTAATCTCGTAAAGGAAAATTGAGGGACTTTAGTAGCGACATAGTCGTACTTTTTGTTGAGCATCAAATCAATCGGTTTTGGCACAATGTCACCGCCCAAAAATGCCTTTACAGCgatttcaataaaattaaCGCCTAAAACTTTCGAAACGAATGGGAATGATCTAGAAGCTCTAATGTTACATTCAATGACTTTCAATGTATGCTCCCCATCTTTGATGATTTGCATATTGAAGGGACCAGTGATTTTCCAAGCTTTCGCAACTTTATCAGCAATGTCTTTTAGAGCAATCTTCACGTCATCAGAAAGATGTTGAGGCGGTAAGACCAAAGAAGCATCACCAGAATGCACACCTGCATTTTCAACATGCTCAGAAATTGCGTGTACCAAGACAGTACCATCATAAGCAACGGCGTCAACGTCAATTTCTTGGGCACCTTCAATAAATTTAGACATGACGACTGGGTGGTCAGGAGAAACATCAGATGCCAGGGTTAATTTGGCCTTCAGTTCCTCCTCATTATTGACAACACTCATTGCTGCACCGGAAAGCACATAAGATGGACGAATTAACACAGGGTAGTTAACTTTAGAAGCGAATaattttgcttcttctACTGATGTTAGCTCACTCCACTCAGGTTGGTCGACATTAATAGAATCCAAAATAGAAGAGAATTTGTGTCTGTTCTCAGCTCTATCAATATCATTTGGATTAGTACCCATTATATTACAGCCGTTATCGTAAAGTTTCAGGGCAATGTTTTGAGGTAATTGACCACCGACGGAAATAATGCAACCCTCGGATTGCTCCAACTCATAAATGTCCATCACTCTTTCATACGataattcttcaaagtaTAATCTATCAACCTCGTCGAAATCTGTGGAAACTGTTTCTGGGTTATAGTTTATCATGATAGTTTTCTTACCCTGAGCTCTTAAAGTCTTAGCAGTGTTCACGGCACACCAATCAAATTCCACAGATGAACCAATACGATAGACACCTGAGCCTAGTACAAGCATACCGTTTTCGTCGAACTCTACATCGTTTTTTGTAGCGTTGTAAGTGGTATACAAATAATTAGTTTGTGCTGGGAATTCTGCGGCTAAAGTATCGATTCTCTTGACAAAGGGGATGATACCTAACGTTTTTCTTAAACTTCTGATTTCCAGTTCGTTAATGTCTGTGGAGGCGTGTTTATTTATAGTAACCGCAATCTGCTTATCCGAAAACCCTAATTTCTTGGCTCTCTGCAAGAGATCTTTACTCAAGTCACTTAAAGATTTAACTGACTCAAGTTCTTTATAGATATTGACAATGTTCATGCACTTGTAAAGAAACCATTTGTCAATTTTACTCAGTTCATTAACTCTCTCAACTGTATAGTTTTCATGGATTAAGGCTTGACCAATGGCAAGAACTCTTCTGTCCGTTGGAGTTCTCAAGGCTTCATCAAGTTGATCGCCGAATTCAGCAGAGCCTTGGAATCCCAACAGTGATGGGTCCACCTGTCTTAATGccttttgaaaagcttCTTCATAGTTTCTACCGATAGCCATAACTTCTCCAACTGATTTCATTGATGAACCGATGGATCTGTCCACATACTGAAACTTTGAAAGATCCCACTTAGGTATTTTCGCCACAATATAATCTAAAGATGGCTCAAAGTTAGCTACTGTGGTTTTTGTGATTGGGTTAGGCAATTCTGGCAAGGTATAACCAAGTCCAATCTTAGCGGCAGTGTACGCTAAGGGGTAACCAGTAGCCTTGGATGCCAATGCAGAGGAACGAGATAGACGTGCATTCACTTCAATAACTCTGTAGTCTAGCCCATCAGGTTGTAAAGCGTATTGGACGTTACATTCGCCAATAACACCAAGGTGTCTAATGATTTTAATTGCTGCTGATCTCAACATATGAAACTCTTCATCCGATAGGGTCTGCGAAGGAGCAAAAACCATGGAATCACCGGTATGAACACCAAGTGGGTCGAAATTTTCCATATTACATACTGTGATACAATTACCAACTCTATCTCTGACCACTTCATATTCAACTTCTTTCCAACCTTTCAAGGatttttcaacaagaaTTTGTGGGGCCAACGACAAGGATTGCGCAGCAAGTTCCTTCATTTCACCTGCATTGTTAGCGAAACCTGAACCTAACCCACCCAATGCGTATGCAGATCTGACAATAACTGGGTATTTGACCCTTTCAGCTGCCTCCAAAGCTTCGTCCACAGTTTCACAGGCAAATGATTCCGCAATCGGGATGTTAATATCTTTCAAAGCAGATGCGAAGAGGTCTCTATCTTCAGAAGTGATCAAAGTCTTGATGGGAGTACCTAGAACTTTAACGTTGTATTTGGCCAAAACACCAGATTCATCCAGAGCCACACCACAATTTAGACCCGTTTGACCACCGAAGGTCAAAAGTATGGCATCCGGCCTTTCAAGTTCAATGATGTATGTGATGTATTCTGGTGTAACGGGCAAGTAATAAATCTTATCCGCCAGGGAATGAGAAGTTTGGTTAGTAGCGATATTTGGGTTAACCAATATAGTAAATTTGTTATCTTCCTTCAAAGCTTTGATAGCTTGAGAACCACTGTAATCGAATTCACCAGCTTGACCAATAGAGAGCCCGCCTGACCCAATGACAAGCACCGAATTTACGCCTTCAACTAACTGAGGTTTGTAGTGCTCAGTGGTAAAAGCAGAATTCGTAGGTTCTGTAGATGTATAAATCGAAgtcattcttttcttcctgtCTATGTACTGTACCGCTATTCCGCTACAGAAGTAGTTTTAACTATAGGTATTAATTTTCGATGCTCAAATCTAAAAAGCGCTTCAAGAAAGAGATAAGTTGTACTATAGAAGACGCATCAGCAATTATATTTATACAAATAGCATGGTAAAATGCATAtgacagaaaaaaaacaaaactgaATTTTCCCGATGCTTATTCAAGGTGACACAATCGTTACGACATGGACGTTCCTATATCAGATATTAAAAAGTTATTGCCATCTCATTTATCAGAAATAAGAGTCATTCACCATAATTGATAGAATGCCGCAGGAAAGACAGTGGTGGGTGAGTCATTTTCTCAACCCTAGAATCTGAGAGTCCCACTCTAGGGTaaattccatttttgaatagGTCATCTCAGTATTTTCAATAGGGTAAAATCACCTTTTAGGGTTTATGATTATCTGTTTTTCCGCATTTTTCACAATAATAGCAatgttgtcatttttttatcactACCCTAAAAATACCAAATGTCggtaagaaaagaagcactagaaagaacaagaagttATACAAGGGTCACTGGTGAGATTAGGTTGTGgttgttatttttcattttgtgGGCCGGGTGTAACAGTGCTAAAAGgtgagaaaaagaaaagaaaataccgTTCCGCAAAGATGGAGTACATCAAGATTGCCAAAGTATCTAATGTAGTACTGCATAGAAGAGGCACGGCTACACAGGGTACTTTACACTTAACTACTCACCATTTGATCTTCGAGTCACCACAATTGTCGACAGAATTTTGGTTTCCATATCCTTTGATTTATGGAGTCCATAAAAACCCGGGCAGTACGTTACTGTCCAAGTTGACTTCCACTAATCAAGTCCAATTGGAAGGCACCGATTCACAGAACTACAAGCTTTACCAGGGCAAGGATTTGTGGTCTTTTGTGAATATCAAGATAATTGGAAAAGATTATGCGGTATTCTCGTTGGATTTCGGCGGCGATTTGCACCTACAGGCAAGGAAAGTGTATGATTCcatcttgaatttgaccGTCCTAACCAATATCACGCAACTGTATGCATTTATTTACATATCCAACAatctggaaaaaaaactatctCCACCCGATAGCTGGGATATATATGACCCAATTAACGAATTTCGAAGGCAAGGCCTCGACGACAAAGATGAAACATGCCCCTGGAGGCTATCTACGGTAAACGAACAATACGACTTCTGTCCAACGTATCCTTCCAAACTTTTTGTACCAAGGTCCACGTCTGACATATTATTAAAGCATGCTTCGAAGTTTAGATCACAGAAAAGAATCCCTGTTTTAACTTATCATCACAAGGCCACAGATTGTAACATTCTTAGATCTTCCCAGCCGTTACCGGGACTAATCAATCAGAGATCCAttcaagatgaaaaattggtctGGGAAAGCTTCAGCTCATTTTGTAATAAGGATATCAAGAGGATGAAACATGTAATAGTAGATGCCAGACCCAGAACGAATGCATTGGCACAAATGGCCTTGGGTGGTGGGACAGAGAATATGGACaattacaatttttttctggcgGATAACAATCTAGGGGTCGATAAAAGTCTAAAACTGCCCACAGTCACACGGTTATTTCTTGGTATCGATAACATTCATATTGTATCCAATACAGCTGCATACATGACCGAGGTTATCTGCCAAGCTGGCGATTTGAATTTACCATTAGAGCAGAATTTAATCAAGtcccaaaaattttccaattggCTGAAATTAAATACTCTTATCTTGAAATCCGTGGATATGCTTTTAAAGTCCATAGTTTTCAACCATTCTAACGTGCTGGTTCATTGTTCTGACGGTTGGGACAGAACAAGTCAAGTTGTCTCGCTATTAGAAATTTGTTTGGATCCCTTCTATAGAACTTTTGAAGGTTTCATGATTCTAGTGGAAAAAGATTGGTGTTCTTTTGGTCACCGgtttttggaaagaagcGGTCACTTGAACTCTGACATTAGATTTCATGATAACACTATGAGTTCTCTCTTTAATGATGTTGATACCAACGGTGATGGTCCTGACATAGGTGCCAACACTC encodes:
- the CPA2 gene encoding carbamoyl-phosphate synthase (glutamine-hydrolyzing) CPA2 (Large subunit of carbamoyl phosphate synthetase~similar to YJR109C), which codes for MTSIYTSTEPTNSAFTTEHYKPQLVEGVNSVLVIGSGGLSIGQAGEFDYSGSQAIKALKEDNKFTILVNPNIATNQTSHSLADKIYYLPVTPEYITYIIELERPDAILLTFGGQTGLNCGVALDESGVLAKYNVKVLGTPIKTLITSEDRDLFASALKDINIPIAESFACETVDEALEAAERVKYPVIVRSAYALGGLGSGFANNAGEMKELAAQSLSLAPQILVEKSLKGWKEVEYEVVRDRVGNCITVCNMENFDPLGVHTGDSMVFAPSQTLSDEEFHMLRSAAIKIIRHLGVIGECNVQYALQPDGLDYRVIEVNARLSRSSALASKATGYPLAYTAAKIGLGYTLPELPNPITKTTVANFEPSLDYIVAKIPKWDLSKFQYVDRSIGSSMKSVGEVMAIGRNYEEAFQKALRQVDPSLLGFQGSAEFGDQLDEALRTPTDRRVLAIGQALIHENYTVERVNELSKIDKWFLYKCMNIVNIYKELESVKSLSDLSKDLLQRAKKLGFSDKQIAVTINKHASTDINELEIRSLRKTLGIIPFVKRIDTLAAEFPAQTNYLYTTYNATKNDVEFDENGMLVLGSGVYRIGSSVEFDWCAVNTAKTLRAQGKKTIMINYNPETVSTDFDEVDRLYFEELSYERVMDIYELEQSEGCIISVGGQLPQNIALKLYDNGCNIMGTNPNDIDRAENRHKFSSILDSINVDQPEWSELTSVEEAKLFASKVNYPVLIRPSYVLSGAAMSVVNNEEELKAKLTLASDVSPDHPVVMSKFIEGAQEIDVDAVAYDGTVLVHAISEHVENAGVHSGDASLVLPPQHLSDDVKIALKDIADKVAKAWKITGPFNMQIIKDGEHTLKVIECNIRASRSFPFVSKVLGVNFIEIAVKAFLGGDIVPKPIDLMLNKKYDYVATKVPQFSFTRLAGADPFLGVEMASTGEVASFGKDLIESYWTAIQSTMNFHVPLPPSGILFGGDISREYLGQVASIVAAIGYRIYTTNEPTKTYLEKHIKETNSQVSLIKFPKNDKRKLRELFQEYDIKAVFNLASKRAESTDDVDYIMRRNAIDFAIPLFNEPQTALLFAKCLKAKIAEKIRILESHDVTVPPEVRSWDEFVGFKAY
- the ADO1 gene encoding adenosine kinase (Adenosine kinase~similar to YJR105W) — encoded protein: MSAPLVVLGNPLLDFQADVTAEYLAKYSLKDNDAILVDAKSGDAKMAIFDDLLQMPETKLVAGGAAQNTARGAAYVLGVGQVVYFGSVGKDKFSERLLNENEKAGVKSMYQVQNDIGTGKCAALITGHNRSLVTDLGAANFFTPDHLDKHWDLVEAAKLFYIGGFHLTVSPDAIVKLGQHAKENNKPFILNFSAPFIPHVFKDALAKVLPYATVIIANESEAEAFCDAFQLDCANTDLEGIAQRIVKDSPVEKTVIFTHGVEPTVVVSSKGTSTYPVKPLDSSKIVDTNGAGDAFAGGFVAGLTKGKDLETSIDMGQWLAALSIQEVGPSYPSKKISYSK
- the ECM27 gene encoding Ecm27p (similar to YJR106W), with protein sequence MDWAINVAHPRLLYKDPKLSVTFIVPSLFHIIIAFVLLGICASDFLCPNVAHISDPNSLRSNGSLVSKTASHASHTGALMAVLLSWCNSSPDLFSNLMSWATSTRETRSTSVSLSIGEVLGACGIILCIVEGSIFIIMSRTHIEISQIQKLSIMRDLLFSLVAMFVMSYVSFMNQVTVLNCLLMAFIYAFYLVVKLTFKINHFPETSAETAADTSLRDNSVSPFLDDSLMASGLLPPIQPGFDVSNSITHGIKPSLLSAMDFNSFLSMLENSSLEEDDPRNEMAELNTLRSMTPAQHWSASATIAAGATTSAERPFSEPTNAFTEYTDSERAINSSPAMFAAYHDNPHDEESQEQVLLETPAQGQFGAQVMRKFSKRSLGWIIRIFVPHLSNFSQKSISDSIFSVITVPFFIIFKLSCPQPPSDILSYDPTLNKYSLTTLPIVLLFIQSVTAPFLLCSILSVLLASHLGFLVYLFPLTLSMGLILLLTAFITKVNLHNKFTLSLDSSNILQEKLQKRKLLERLNTSIQVIFLAIGIINIIIWISLLANSLIEMMEIYQRILGLSKAILGLTIFAWGNSIGDLISNISMCRLYKTQTHYQDRVHLATKFFMISCASCLGGVMLNSMGGIGFSGLVSMLFMGAFNDNEWWFLRKVKLQESSQLDDRLNYKFIVSCVFIILQIILLLLFFGGPKNIKRRLTNEMKLVGVCMCGLWALATLINVFLELFS
- the LIH1 gene encoding putative lipase (lipase~similar to YJR107W), giving the protein MMSARLFILYLFVAFTPVVRCSSNLPITPYIYERLVYFIKASSISSCISDNLLLVNKTFNDGGCPPHINFCNDEIINPTAGQTVVELVLSAKKGELGSGYLAVDHGKKVVILAFRGSTTRQDWFSDFEIYPVEYSPLCVKEYRKLIEEGKIRECEGCKMHRGFLRFTETLGMDVFKKMESILESYPDYRIVVTGHSLGAALASLAGIELKIRGFDPLVLTFATPKIFNSEMKQWVDELFETDAIEKESILKNEIQFRKGYFRVVHTGDYIPMVPPFYHPAGLEMFINKVGLPQNAEDIEYRGKNNRLTLKDGFREGMSGLVEDWLHVYEHRAYFIDVVGCSGL